The Candidatus Terasakiella magnetica genome includes the window TCGCCTATGAAGATTATATCGAGTTCGACGGTGAAAATGGGGCCAAAGAAAACGGTAAAATGCGTCAAGAAGGTAAGGAATATATCACCAAAGACGGTGATGTTTTCCACTTCCGCTTTAATGTGTAAGTCTAAAAAGACATTTTGACGACGCAAAAGGGCTCTTGTGAAAACGAGGGCTCTTTTTTTGTCGAATCCCCTGTTTTGCAATCCCATAAAAAATGAAGGGGATTGCTTTCCTTGAAGTTTTTAAGAATAATTCTTATCTATGTAACAGCGTGAAGACATGGTTTTTTGGCCCAAAGAGCGCGTTGAAATGGCAGCTAAGGCTCTGAGCTGTCAGACTCTTTATAAACTATAATTCCCATAGTCATTTTAGTGACATTGCATGGTAATACCAGACTCCTGTATTTCTGCGACTTTTCAAGGGTTTAGAGGCTGGACATTTGCATAAAGTTGTGGTGTATATAGCCCACGTTATTTTACGAGATATCCGAATAAAAACAAAATCGGCTATCTCTTTATTCACTCTTGCATGAGCGGAGGAAGTTAAGTGCTAGAAGAATATCGCAAACATGTCGAAGAGCGTGCTGCTCTCGGTATCCCACCCCTGCCATTGTCAGTTGAACAAACTGCGGCGCTTGTTGAACTGTTGAAAAACCCACCGGCTGGTGAAGAAGACACACTTGTTGAGCTTCTGACAAACCGTGTTCCGGCTGGTGTTGATGATGCAGCGCGCGTTAAAGCGGGCTTCCTTGCACAAGTTGCAAAAGGCGAAGTCGCTTGTTCATTGATTTCCAACGTGAAAGCAACTGAACTTCTTGGTACCATGCTTGGTGGTTTCAACATTGAGCCGATGATCGAGTTGATCGATGATGCTGAAGTTGGTGAAACTGCTGCTGAAGGCCTGAAGAAAACTCTGTTGGTGTTTGATTACTTCTTCGACATCAAAGAGCGCGCTGAAAAAGGTTCTGCAAACGCCAAAGCAGTTATGCAGTCTTGGGCGGACGCTGAGTGGTTTACATCACGCGACGAAGTTGCTGAGAGCATGACATTGACTGTCTTCAAAGTAACTGGCGAAACAAACACAGATGACCTGTCACCTGCACCGGACGCCTTTACACGTCCTGACATTCCAATGCACGCATTGGCCATGTTGAAAAACGCACGTGATGGCATCACACCTGAAGAAAACGGTGTGCGCGGTCCGGTTAAGTTCATCCAAGACCTGAAAGAAAAAGGTAACTTGGTTGCTTATGTTGGTGACGTTGTTGGTACGGGTTCTTCTCGTAAGTCTGCAACAAACTCTGTTCTTTGGTGGACAGGCGAAGACATTCCATTCGTACCAAACAAACGTTTTGGCGGTGTATGTCTTGGTTCTAAAATCGCACCGATCTTCTATAACACAATGGAAGATTCTGGCGCGCTACCGATTGAGCTGGATTGTACTAACTTTGATATGGGTGACGAAATCGAACTTCGCCCTTACGAAGGTAAAGCACTGAAGAACGGCGAAGTCGTTTCTGAATTTACTGTAAAATCAGACGTGATCTTTGATGAAGTTCGCGCTGGTGGCCGTATTAACCTGATCATCGGTCGTGGTTTGACAGCTCGTGCACGTGAAGCACTGGGTCTGGCGGCATCTGATCTGTTCCGCGTTCCTGCTGAGCCGGAAGATACAGGTAAAGGCTATACGCTTGCACAGAAAATGGTTGGTAAAGCCTGTGGTCTTGATGAAGGCAAAGGCATTCGTCCGGGCACATATTGTGAGCCTAAGATGACAACTGTTGGCTCGCAAGATACAACAGGTCCAATGACACGTGATGAGCTGAAAGATTTGGCTTGTCTTGGTTTCTCTGCTGACTTGGTGATGCAGTCTTTCTGTCACACATCTGCTTATCCTAAGCTTGCTGATGTGAACACACACCAGACTCTGCCTGATTTCATTGAAACACGTGGTGGTGTAGCGCTTCGTCCAATGGATGGTGTTATTCACTCTTGGTTGAACCGTCTTTTGTTGCCAGATACAGTTGGTACAGGTGGTGATTCACACACACGTTTCCCACTGGGTATCTCTTTCCCTGCTGGTTCTGGCCTCGTGGCCTTTGGTGCTGCAACAGGTGTTATGCCGTTGGATATGCCTGAATCAGTTTTGGTTAAATTCTCTGGTGAGCTGCAAGAAGGCATCACATTGCGTGATATGGTTAACGCCATTCCTTACTACGCAATCAAACAAGGCCTGCTGACAGTAGAAAAAGCCGGTAAGATTAACGTCTTCTCTGGTAAAATCCTTGAGATTGAAGGCCTGCCTGACCTGAAGGTTGAGCAAGCGTTCGAACTTTCTGATAGTGCGGCTGAGCGTTCTGCAGCGGCTTGTACCGTTCATCTGAACGAAGAGCCAATCATCGAATATATGCGTTCTAACATCACCATGATGAAATGGATGATCGCAGAAGGTTATGATGATGCACGTACGCTGAAGCGCCGTATCACAGCTATGGAAGAGTTCATTGCGAACCCAAGCCTGATGAAGCGTGACGACGATGCAGAATATGCTGCCGTTATCGAAATTAACATGAACGAAATCACTGAGCCGCTTGTAGCCTGTCCAAACGATCCAGACGATGTGAAAACATTGGCTGACGTTGCTGGCACAGCAATCGACGAAGTCTTTGTTGGTTCTTGTATGACAAATATCGGTCACTTCCGTGCGGCTGGTACAGTTCTTGACGGTCTGTCTGATCTTCCAACACGTTTGTGGGTTGCCCCACCAACGAAGATGGATGCAGCAATCCTGACAGAAGAAGGCTATTACTCAATTCTCGGTAAAACGGGCGCGCGTATGGAAACACCTGGTTGTTCACTCTGTATGGGTAACCAAGCGCAAATCCGTAAAGGGTCAACTGCGATGTCAACTTCAACACGTAACTTCCCGAACCGTTTGGGTATTGATACCCTCGTTTACTTGGGTTCTGCTGAATTGGCTGCGGTTTGCGCCATGACAGGTAAGATCCCAACAAATGAAGAGTATCAAGCTAAAGTGAAGCCTTTGGAATCTCAGGCTGACGAAGTATATCGTTACATGAACTTTGATCAGATCCCTGCTTTTGTTGAAAAAGCAGCGACAGTTGAAGTTTAAGCTTTAAGCTGACACAAAAAAGCCCCGTCGGAGAGATCCGGCGGGGCTTTTTGTTTGTGCGAATTATAGCCTAGACGATACCTTGAGCCAGCATTTCATCGCTGAGCTCTTCCAGCAGATCAAGCACGTCATGGGCGGCGTGGTTGAGGATATCTAATTCACGCATGGCTTGGTCATGGTCATGGTTGGCAACGGCTTGTAATACGGCCTTACCATGGTCATGGACACGCGCATGAGGGGCTTCAAGATCGCGATAGACCTTCATATTTTTCACCACTTCACTTTGGATGGAATAATACCATTTCCCAAGGCGACAGTTGGTATGGGTGGATAGCTCTTCTGGCTTGACGCTAACACGGCCAAGGGCCGCATCAGTCACATGTTTTCTAAATTTAATGTGATCAAGACGGGCAACTTCCACCAAGGCACGGTCTGATTCAACCTTGGCCCAATCTTCCACCCGGTTGTTGATGAGAGTGTTGGATTTATCAACAGCGCTGAAAACCTCATCGACTTTATCTTTATTGCGCGAGCTCATTTCAGCAACTTGGGACACATTGGAAGAAATCTCGCTGGTGGCAGCGGTTTGCTGGCTCTAAATGGTAGAGACCTCAGCCATTTTTCCGGTCAGGGCGCGGATTTGCTCACCAATGGCATTAATTTCTTGTCCGGTCTCGTTAATGATGGATTGGCCCTCATCAACGGCTCTGCCCCCAACTTGCATGGAATCGACAATGCGATCAATATCAGAGCCCAGTGTCTGAACTTGAGCGCGGATGTTTTCTGTTTCACGCGCGGTTTGGTTGGCAAGGTTTTTCACCTCGCTGGCAACCACGGCAAAGCCTTTTCCGGCTTCACCTGCACGTGCAGACTCGATTGTGGCGTTTAGGGCAAGCAGGTTGGTTTGTGAGGCAATATCGTCAATGGCTTTAACAATATCATTAATACTGTAAAAGGCCTGTTGCAATTCACCGACTTCGCTGCCAGCCGTTGCTACAGTTGTGGAAATTTCCGTCATGGTGGAAACCGCGCTGTTTGCCGCACTTACACCTGCTGTTGCAGTATCTTCAACCACATGGGCATCGTTTGAGGCCCCTTCGGTATTGCGCGCAATCTCACCAACAGAAGCCACCAGTTCTTCAACGGCTGAGGCAATTTCCTGGCTTTGCTCGCGCAAGTGATTAAGGTCATTTGACAGCTCGGCAATGGTGATCATCGCCTCATTGGTCTCACTGGCGATATTAACGATGACCCGCAGGTTTTGCAGCGCATTATCGCGCATATCATCTGCGTTCTGGCTATCCACATAAGAGGTCAGGGCTTGGGAAAGATCAAGCAGGGATACCTTGATGAGAGAGCTGACATGATCGGCCATTTGTTGAGGGCGCATACGTTCTTTTGTCATCAGGTCTGAGACAATGTTTGAAATCATATGAGCATAGGCACCGATATAGTTTTCCATATCGATGTTATTGTCATTATGGATTTTACCGATTTGCTGGGCCCGTCTGAAAAAACCCTCATCAATGCGCCCATTGACCATTTCTTGCCAATATTGGCTTTGATAGCTTGCGCGCTCTTCAATGGTGCGGTCATTGAGCAGGGAAGCCGACATGGGATGTTT containing:
- a CDS encoding globin-coupled sensor protein, which produces MQDDTSQLIDFFQITSQDKANLSNLKQKIDPHLTKASTTLYQHITKHPMSASLLNDRTIEERASYQSQYWQEMVNGRIDEGFFRRAQQIGKIHNDNNIDMENYIGAYAHMISNIVSDLMTKERMRPQQMADHVSSLIKVSLLDLSQALTSYVDSQNADDMRDNALQNLRVIVNIASETNEAMITIAELSNDLNHLREQSQEIASAVEELVASVGEIARNTEGASNDAHVVEDTATAGVSAANSAVSTMTEISTTVATAGSEVGELQQAFYSINDIVKAIDDIASQTNLLALNATIESARAGEAGKGFAVVASEVKNLANQTARETENIRAQVQTLGSDIDRIVDSMQVGGRAVDEGQSIINETGQEINAIGEQIRALTGKMAEVSTI
- a CDS encoding CZB domain-containing protein; translation: MSQVAEMSSRNKDKVDEVFSAVDKSNTLINNRVEDWAKVESDRALVEVARLDHIKFRKHVTDAALGRVSVKPEELSTHTNCRLGKWYYSIQSEVVKNMKVYRDLEAPHARVHDHGKAVLQAVANHDHDQAMRELDILNHAAHDVLDLLEELSDEMLAQGIV
- the acnB gene encoding bifunctional aconitate hydratase 2/2-methylisocitrate dehydratase, whose protein sequence is MLEEYRKHVEERAALGIPPLPLSVEQTAALVELLKNPPAGEEDTLVELLTNRVPAGVDDAARVKAGFLAQVAKGEVACSLISNVKATELLGTMLGGFNIEPMIELIDDAEVGETAAEGLKKTLLVFDYFFDIKERAEKGSANAKAVMQSWADAEWFTSRDEVAESMTLTVFKVTGETNTDDLSPAPDAFTRPDIPMHALAMLKNARDGITPEENGVRGPVKFIQDLKEKGNLVAYVGDVVGTGSSRKSATNSVLWWTGEDIPFVPNKRFGGVCLGSKIAPIFYNTMEDSGALPIELDCTNFDMGDEIELRPYEGKALKNGEVVSEFTVKSDVIFDEVRAGGRINLIIGRGLTARAREALGLAASDLFRVPAEPEDTGKGYTLAQKMVGKACGLDEGKGIRPGTYCEPKMTTVGSQDTTGPMTRDELKDLACLGFSADLVMQSFCHTSAYPKLADVNTHQTLPDFIETRGGVALRPMDGVIHSWLNRLLLPDTVGTGGDSHTRFPLGISFPAGSGLVAFGAATGVMPLDMPESVLVKFSGELQEGITLRDMVNAIPYYAIKQGLLTVEKAGKINVFSGKILEIEGLPDLKVEQAFELSDSAAERSAAACTVHLNEEPIIEYMRSNITMMKWMIAEGYDDARTLKRRITAMEEFIANPSLMKRDDDAEYAAVIEINMNEITEPLVACPNDPDDVKTLADVAGTAIDEVFVGSCMTNIGHFRAAGTVLDGLSDLPTRLWVAPPTKMDAAILTEEGYYSILGKTGARMETPGCSLCMGNQAQIRKGSTAMSTSTRNFPNRLGIDTLVYLGSAELAAVCAMTGKIPTNEEYQAKVKPLESQADEVYRYMNFDQIPAFVEKAATVEV